In Gossypium arboreum isolate Shixiya-1 unplaced genomic scaffold, ASM2569848v2 Contig00209, whole genome shotgun sequence, one genomic interval encodes:
- the LOC108450923 gene encoding uncharacterized protein LOC108450923 — translation MDTTQLGTLTMKLGAANAKATLNVYNELIKKLGFPQALKALNCCVEAYKYAILSFEMVSSELVEDPQTTNYDVAVIGSEIANCEKELINAKVQATRLLAGNRFMKYYVSMGYEITSTLELENPNEY, via the coding sequence ATGGATACAACCCAATTAGGAACCCTCACTATGAAATTAGGAGCAGCAAATGCCAAAGCAACGTTGAATGTATATAATGAATTAATTAAGAAACTAGGTTTTCCCCAGGCTTTGAAAGCCCTTAATTGTTGCGTTGAGGCATACAAATACGCAATCTTATCATTTGAAATGGTATCTTCAGAATTGGTTGAAGATCCCCAAACCACAAACTATGATGTAGCTGTTATAGGTTCCGAAATTGCTAATTGTGAAAAGGAGCTGATTAATGCAAAGGTTCAAGCAACCCGGCTCCTTGCTGGGAATCGATTTATGAAATATTATGTCTCAATGGGATATGAGATAACATCAACTCTGGAGCTTGAAAATCCAAATGAGTATTAG
- the LOC108450922 gene encoding uncharacterized protein LOC108450922, with amino-acid sequence MDKTRLGTLIMKLGATNAKATLNVYNEIIKKPGSPQALEALNCCVEAYKYAILSFEMVSSKLVEDPQTANYDVAVIGPEIANCEKELINAKVQAPQLLAGNRFMKYYVSMGYEITSSLELENPNEY; translated from the coding sequence ATGGATAAAACCCGATTAGGAACCCTCATTATGAAATTAGGAGCAACAAATGCCAAAGCAACGTTGAATGtatataatgaaataattaagaaaccAGGTTCTCCCCAGGCTTTGGAAGCGCTTAATTGTTGCGTTGAGGCATACAAATACGCAATCTTATCATTTGAAATGGTATCTTCAAAATTGGTTGAAGATCCCCAAACCGCAAACTATGATGTAGCTGTTATAGGTCCCGAAATTGCTAATTGTGAAAAGGAACTGATTAACGCAAAGGTTCAAGCACCTCAACTCCTTGCTGGGAATCGATTTATGAAATATTATGTCTCAATGGGATATGAGATAACATCATCTCTGGAGCTTGAAAATCCAAATGAGTATTAG
- the LOC108450921 gene encoding uncharacterized protein LOC108450921 yields the protein MASTNQLCLVLVIFFLVFSLSSLSTSAIIPKANVSLSIPSSQLVENLCNGKEIQDRGFCLKALSTPEVIAAMDTTQLGTLIMKLGAANAKARLNVYNELIKKPELVEDPESANYDVAVIGPEIANCEKELINAKVQAHQLLAGNRFMKYYVSMGYEITSTLELENPNERVAIVAAVETVN from the exons ATGGCTTCTACAAATCAATTATGCTTAGTTTTAGTTATTTTCTTTTTAGTCTTTTCACTTTCTTCTTTGTCAACAAGTGCAATTATTCCAAAGGCTAATGTTTCCCTTTCGATACCTTCATCGCAACTAGTAGAAAATTTATGCAATGGCAAGGAAATTCAAGATCGCGGGTTTTGTTTGAAAGCACTTTCCACCCCCGAAGTTATTGCGGCAATGGATACAACCCAATTAGGAACCCTCATTATGAAATTAGGAGCAGCAAATGCCAAAGCAAGGTTAAATGTATATAATGAATTAATTAAGAAACCAG AATTGGTTGAAGATCCCGAAAGCGCAAACTATGATGTAGCTGTTATAGGTCCCGAAATTGCTAATTGTGAAAAGGAACTGATTAACGCAAAGGTTCAAGCACATCAACTCCTTGCTGGGAATCGATTTATGAAATATTATGTCTCAATGGGATATGAGATAACATCAACTCTGGAGCTTGAAAATCCAAATGA GCGTGTTGCCATTGTTGCTGCTGTTGAAACtgtgaattaa
- the LOC128288375 gene encoding uncharacterized protein LOC128288375: MDTTQLGTLIMKLGAANAKARLNVYNGLIKKPGSPQALKALNCCVEAYKYAILSFEMVSSELVEDPESANYDVAVIGPEIANCEKELINAKVQAHQLLAGNRFMKYYVSMGYEITSTLELENPNEY; the protein is encoded by the coding sequence ATGGATACAACCCAATTAGGAACCCTCATTATGAAATTAGGAGCAGCAAATGCCAAAGCAAGGTTGAATGTATATAATGGATTAATTAAGAAACCAGGTTCTCCCCAGGCTTTGAAAGCCCTTAATTGTTGCGTTGAGGCATACAAATACGCAATCTTATCATTTGAAATGGTATCTTCAGAATTGGTTGAAGATCCCGAAAGCGCAAACTATGATGTAGCTGTTATAGGTCCCGAAATTGCTAATTGTGAAAAGGAACTGATTAACGCAAAGGTTCAAGCACATCAACTCCTTGCTGGGAATCGATTTATGAAATATTATGTCTCAATGGGATATGAGATAACATCAACTCTGGAGCTTGAAAATCCAAATGAGTATTAG